A genomic window from Sorghum bicolor cultivar BTx623 unplaced genomic scaffold, Sorghum_bicolor_NCBIv3 super_90, whole genome shotgun sequence includes:
- the LOC110431536 gene encoding uncharacterized protein LOC110431536: MELKNYATGLGWDAAKGTVDCPKEWWDEHLARCNNREKGLKCNHVRFRKQGPKYLDDLDLIFGKVHVTGATAAGPGDISSDESDEDVAEVPKPPPKDDVKLADLKKKGKKKRKSSCTVAETKEEKSPFYRMYKNTCLKIESAADRISSVSATSASPTNVVPTIG; the protein is encoded by the exons ATGGAGTTAAAGAATTATGCTACTGGACTTGGATGGGATGCAGCAAAGGGGACTGTTGATTGCCCCAAGGAATGGTGGGATGAACACCTTGCT AGGTGTAATAATCGTGAAAAAGGCCTTAAATGTAACCATGTGAGGTTCAGAAAACAAGGACCGAAGTACCTTGATGATCTTGATCTGATTTTCGGCAAGGTACATGTGACTGGGGCCACTGCAGCTGGTCCTGGTGATATATCTTCTGATGAGAGTGATGAGGACGTGGCCGAGGTGCCAAAACCTCCACCTAAGGATGATGTGAAGCTGGCTGATTTGAAgaaaaaagggaaaaagaaaCGCAAGAGCTCCTGTACTGTTGCTGAAACCAAAGAAGAGAAGAGTCCATTTTATCGAATGTACAAAAACACATGTTTGAAAATAGAAAGTGCAGCAGATAGGATCTCAAGTGTATCTGCCACCTCAGCTTCTCCCACTAATGTTGTCCCCACCATTGGATAG